From Haloarcula sp. CBA1127, a single genomic window includes:
- a CDS encoding A/G-specific adenine glycosylase, producing the protein MTDQSTATDRPEGVPADPSAVQDALVEWYEADHRSYPWRETTDPYEILVSEVMSQQTQLDRVVDAWEDFLDRWPTAAALAEADRSDVVGFWTSHSLGYNNRAKYLHEAAGQVVDDYDGEWPRDPDGLSDLMGVGPYTANAVASFAFNNGNAVVDTNVKRVLYRAFDVPDDDSAFEAAASTLMPDGQSRVWNNAIMELGGVACEKTPDCDGAQCPWREWCSAYETGDFTAPDVPTQPEFEGSRRQMRGRVISALKEYDDLRLDKLGPRVRVDYAPEGEYGREWLRGLLDDLADDGLVDVEGSDGETVARLQR; encoded by the coding sequence ATGACCGACCAGTCGACAGCGACGGACCGCCCGGAAGGCGTGCCCGCGGACCCGTCGGCTGTCCAGGACGCGCTCGTGGAGTGGTACGAGGCGGACCACCGCTCGTACCCGTGGCGGGAGACGACCGACCCCTACGAGATTCTCGTTTCCGAGGTGATGAGCCAGCAGACCCAACTGGACAGGGTCGTCGACGCCTGGGAGGATTTTCTGGACCGCTGGCCGACCGCGGCGGCGCTGGCCGAGGCCGACCGCTCGGACGTGGTCGGCTTCTGGACCAGTCACTCGCTGGGATACAACAACCGAGCGAAGTACCTCCACGAGGCGGCCGGTCAGGTGGTCGATGACTACGACGGCGAGTGGCCCCGCGACCCGGACGGTCTCAGCGACCTGATGGGCGTCGGTCCCTACACCGCCAACGCCGTCGCCTCCTTCGCGTTCAACAACGGGAACGCCGTCGTCGATACGAACGTCAAGCGTGTCCTGTATCGCGCCTTCGACGTGCCAGACGACGATTCGGCGTTCGAAGCGGCAGCGAGCACGCTCATGCCAGACGGACAGTCGCGGGTCTGGAACAACGCCATCATGGAACTGGGTGGTGTCGCCTGCGAGAAAACGCCGGATTGTGACGGCGCGCAGTGCCCCTGGCGCGAGTGGTGTTCGGCCTACGAGACGGGCGATTTCACCGCACCGGATGTCCCGACCCAGCCCGAGTTCGAGGGAAGCCGCCGACAGATGCGCGGCCGCGTCATTTCAGCACTCAAGGAGTACGACGACCTGCGACTGGACAAACTCGGCCCGCGTGTGCGCGTCGACTACGCACCTGAGGGGGAGTACGGCCGGGAGTGGCTCCGCGGCCTGCTGGACGACCTTGCGGACGACGGCTTGGTTGATGTCGAGGGTAGCGATGGCGAGACGGTCGCGCGCCTCCAGCGCTGA
- a CDS encoding sodium:calcium antiporter has protein sequence MAGLLGSVALIVVATAVIWKGSAYFERAAERLSKYYGLPVAVHGAIVVAVGSSFPEISSVVISTVVHDEFSLGVGAIVGSAIFNLLVIPALAALASEELRSTRDIVHKDAQFYVISVLILFIVFALGATYVPGGTNRAAILTPTLVAVPLMAYGVYVFLHQQDASEHVADETHSVRPGREWGMLGVGLVVITVGVEGMVQGALSLGVIFDTPTFLWGLTVIAAGTSLPDAFVSVRAAKNDDSVTSLTNVLGSNTFNLLVAIPVGVLLAGRATIDFLVAIPTMGFLGFATLVFIVFIRTDLELSDREAYTLLGLYVVFVCWMALESVGLVETVSGI, from the coding sequence ATGGCTGGCTTGCTGGGTTCGGTCGCTCTTATTGTCGTCGCAACTGCTGTCATCTGGAAAGGGAGTGCCTACTTCGAGCGGGCCGCGGAACGGCTGAGCAAGTACTACGGGTTACCAGTGGCGGTCCACGGCGCAATCGTCGTCGCCGTCGGGTCAAGCTTTCCTGAGATTAGCTCGGTCGTTATCAGCACCGTCGTCCACGACGAGTTCTCGCTGGGCGTCGGTGCCATCGTCGGGAGCGCGATATTCAATCTCCTGGTGATCCCGGCCCTCGCGGCGCTCGCAAGCGAGGAACTCCGGTCGACGCGTGACATCGTCCACAAAGACGCCCAGTTCTACGTCATCAGCGTCCTCATCCTCTTTATCGTGTTCGCGCTCGGGGCGACGTACGTTCCGGGCGGCACCAACCGGGCGGCTATCCTGACCCCGACGCTCGTCGCCGTTCCGCTCATGGCCTACGGTGTCTACGTCTTCTTGCACCAGCAGGACGCCAGCGAGCATGTCGCAGACGAAACCCACAGTGTCCGTCCGGGACGAGAGTGGGGGATGCTGGGGGTCGGACTCGTCGTCATCACGGTCGGCGTCGAGGGAATGGTTCAGGGCGCGCTCTCTCTCGGTGTCATCTTCGATACACCGACGTTTCTCTGGGGGCTGACAGTCATCGCCGCCGGCACGAGCCTTCCCGATGCCTTCGTCAGCGTCCGCGCGGCGAAAAACGACGACAGCGTCACGAGCCTGACGAACGTCCTGGGAAGCAACACGTTCAATCTGCTGGTAGCGATTCCCGTCGGCGTCCTCTTGGCGGGGCGGGCGACAATCGACTTCCTCGTGGCGATCCCGACGATGGGGTTTCTGGGGTTCGCGACGCTGGTGTTCATCGTGTTCATTCGGACGGACCTCGAACTTTCGGACCGCGAGGCGTACACGCTGCTTGGTCTGTACGTGGTGTTCGTCTGCTGGATGGCCCTCGAATCAGTCGGGCTCGTCGAGACGGTCAGTGGCATCTGA
- a CDS encoding GNAT family N-acetyltransferase: MTTIRRAFDADADGIRRVARAAWHNAYDSLDSEVIDETISDWYADPLGSALHGWAGGVPANDLDDIEATLLVAEQDGEIIGFTQGITMHTMGTMLRLYVHPEHHGEGVGTALYDRLEDIFLEHGVEQFRALDLASNARSREFFENLGFEQTNTRMLTIGGEPHDEAVYSREISPEEDNE; the protein is encoded by the coding sequence ATGACGACCATCCGCCGGGCCTTCGACGCCGACGCCGACGGCATCCGCCGGGTCGCACGGGCAGCGTGGCACAACGCCTACGACTCACTGGACTCCGAGGTCATCGACGAGACGATATCCGACTGGTACGCCGACCCGCTGGGGAGCGCGCTCCACGGGTGGGCCGGCGGCGTCCCCGCCAACGACCTCGACGACATTGAGGCGACACTGCTGGTCGCCGAACAGGACGGCGAAATTATCGGCTTCACTCAGGGCATCACCATGCATACGATGGGGACGATGCTGCGGCTGTACGTCCATCCGGAACACCACGGCGAGGGTGTCGGGACGGCGCTATACGACCGGCTCGAAGATATCTTTCTGGAGCACGGCGTCGAGCAGTTCCGGGCGCTCGACCTGGCCTCGAACGCCCGAAGCCGGGAGTTCTTCGAGAACCTCGGCTTCGAACAGACCAACACTCGGATGCTCACTATCGGCGGCGAGCCCCACGACGAGGCTGTCTACTCCCGCGAGATATCGCCCGAAGAAGACAACGAGTAG
- the glmS gene encoding methylaspartate mutase subunit S — MRTVILGVIGSDAHVVGITILERAFEAAGFNVVNLGVQSSQSEFIDAADEHDAEAILVSSLYGHAEQDCQGFQQEINEAGLDVTTYIGGNLAVGQDSFEETRETFKALGFDRVFDSETDPEEAIEALKADLGHRSREEASSEKVQLGS, encoded by the coding sequence ATGAGGACAGTCATCCTCGGTGTCATCGGCTCCGACGCGCACGTCGTTGGGATTACCATTCTGGAACGAGCGTTCGAAGCGGCGGGATTCAACGTAGTCAACCTCGGTGTCCAGTCGTCCCAGTCGGAGTTCATCGACGCCGCGGATGAACACGACGCCGAGGCGATACTCGTTTCGTCGCTGTACGGCCACGCCGAGCAGGACTGCCAGGGGTTCCAGCAAGAGATCAACGAGGCTGGGCTGGACGTGACGACCTACATCGGCGGCAACCTCGCTGTCGGCCAGGACTCCTTCGAGGAGACACGCGAGACGTTCAAAGCGCTCGGCTTCGACCGGGTCTTCGATTCGGAGACCGACCCGGAGGAAGCCATCGAGGCGCTGAAAGCCGATCTCGGCCACCGCTCCCGCGAGGAAGCGTCGTCCGAGAAGGTTCAGCTCGGCTCCTGA
- a CDS encoding NADPH-dependent FMN reductase, with product MSEPHVVGVVGSLREESYTRVGIERALAAAKELGATTELLDLQEFDLPVFDADHREVGDAVKFADSIHAADSILLGTPVYHGSYSGVLKNALDYCGFDEFEHKTVGLLAVAGGGFPITALEHLRSVCRALNCWVIPHQAAVPNAGNYVADGRITDADIEDRVTTLGEEAVQYANIEPDPACFESGENVGADD from the coding sequence ATGTCCGAACCACACGTCGTCGGTGTCGTCGGCAGTCTCAGAGAGGAGAGCTACACCCGGGTCGGTATCGAGCGCGCGCTCGCCGCTGCCAAGGAGTTAGGTGCGACGACGGAACTGCTGGACCTTCAGGAGTTCGACCTACCGGTGTTTGATGCCGATCACCGCGAGGTCGGCGACGCCGTCAAGTTCGCTGACAGCATCCACGCGGCTGATTCGATTTTGCTGGGGACGCCGGTGTATCATGGGTCCTATTCCGGTGTGCTGAAGAACGCACTCGACTACTGTGGCTTCGACGAGTTCGAACACAAGACGGTCGGGTTGCTAGCGGTCGCCGGCGGGGGCTTTCCCATCACCGCGCTCGAACACCTTCGCTCGGTCTGTCGGGCACTGAACTGCTGGGTCATCCCGCATCAGGCCGCGGTGCCGAACGCGGGCAACTACGTCGCAGACGGCCGGATAACCGACGCTGACATCGAAGACCGCGTGACGACGCTCGGCGAGGAAGCGGTCCAGTACGCGAACATCGAGCCGGACCCAGCGTGTTTCGAGAGTGGGGAGAACGTCGGAGCGGACGATTAG
- a CDS encoding YIP1 family protein, which translates to MTQWVENPTGGRDRGPTALVRAWVEILSRPRRFFRTGVAPGDQAPGLVFAATVVLFEEVSRYAVVKLAQRGLLSTGPFDYPAIGGFSPGVAVLALFAILVFVTPATVHLTAALQTLLLLPLGLLPVASDRGGVSETVQVMCYAMAPCLLAGLPSAEVRVLVTAWGAGLYLLGTAVIHNVRLPVAAIVGAVPAAIIFGYGFRGFQALSVLVADYGF; encoded by the coding sequence GTGACTCAGTGGGTCGAGAATCCGACCGGTGGCCGGGACCGGGGGCCAACCGCGCTGGTTCGCGCGTGGGTAGAAATACTCAGCCGTCCGCGGCGCTTTTTCCGCACCGGTGTCGCGCCGGGCGACCAGGCCCCGGGACTGGTGTTCGCGGCGACGGTCGTCCTCTTCGAGGAAGTGAGCCGCTACGCCGTCGTCAAGCTGGCTCAACGGGGACTCCTCTCTACGGGGCCGTTTGACTACCCTGCTATCGGCGGCTTCTCTCCCGGCGTCGCGGTGCTGGCGCTGTTTGCTATCTTGGTGTTCGTCACGCCGGCGACAGTGCATCTAACGGCGGCGTTACAGACGCTGCTGTTGCTTCCCCTCGGATTGCTCCCCGTCGCGTCGGACCGCGGCGGCGTCAGCGAGACCGTGCAGGTGATGTGCTACGCAATGGCTCCCTGTCTGCTGGCGGGGCTGCCGAGCGCAGAGGTCCGGGTGCTCGTCACCGCTTGGGGCGCGGGGCTGTACCTGCTTGGAACCGCCGTGATCCACAACGTCAGGCTCCCGGTCGCCGCAATCGTCGGGGCCGTTCCCGCGGCAATTATCTTCGGCTACGGCTTCCGTGGCTTCCAGGCCCTCTCGGTGCTGGTCGCCGACTACGGGTTTTAG
- a CDS encoding DHH family phosphoesterase, which produces MGSCIICGKSVEGRICDLHEEDALFEFRGSRADQLSVDRYYRGSVDGFAEFGVFVDIGDSVTGLLHRSELDQRLDSLDWDSGDTVYVQVKNVRDNGNVDLGWSIRQSEREFRGVLVDDPEIGHSVLLENEDDEDEVQSNDGSGDVESESTADESTSQSDDGSSADDDSGTSQSESESSTSAGAVSRASDDDRVEGTAAVGGNDSGSNTAVMTESDEEADAESDEQTDEATTAEPVAAAIGDLDDHVGADVRLEGEVVGIRQTSGPTVFELQDETGTVDCAAFVEAGVRAYPEVEEDNYIRLSGDVRERRGELQVETEELDVLEAEEREEVEQRLADALDDEARPDTAEPFADDTAVAALSEELVEAATQIRKAVLTDRPVIVRHANTADGYLAGSALERAALPLVTEQHRRADAKYHYFDRRPIEGGVYDMDDATKDTTTMLDNRERHEEKLPLFVFVAAGGTRESLDGFDLLNVYGAPSVVIDDIDVDGAVVDTVDAVVSPSADAVSETTSTSLAANVAAHVNEDVRDDLQHLPAVSFWEDIPEPYLDAASEAGYNETAVSELREAVALEAHYQSYEDKRELITDLVFGDDEEDVGGLAGHIAEQFREKVDEEVSTARANLDHRSVGDADIAVLDTDAFTHQYEFPPESLLLDELHRDVRDESDAVLGISTDTMYVRANGDLDLHELVSEVSERVPEGGVATRSVREGTIRYLAGERPAVLDATLDVLADEL; this is translated from the coding sequence ATGGGTTCGTGTATCATCTGCGGCAAATCTGTCGAAGGACGCATCTGTGACCTCCACGAGGAGGACGCCCTGTTCGAGTTCCGTGGCTCGCGTGCCGACCAGCTATCGGTCGACCGCTACTACCGCGGCAGTGTCGACGGCTTCGCCGAGTTCGGCGTGTTCGTCGACATCGGCGACAGCGTAACGGGGCTGCTCCACCGGAGCGAACTGGACCAACGGCTCGATTCCCTCGACTGGGACTCGGGCGACACCGTCTACGTCCAGGTCAAGAACGTACGGGACAACGGCAACGTCGACCTCGGCTGGTCGATCCGCCAGTCCGAACGCGAGTTCCGCGGCGTCCTCGTCGACGACCCGGAAATCGGCCACTCCGTCCTGCTTGAGAACGAAGACGACGAAGACGAGGTGCAGTCCAACGACGGCTCTGGCGATGTCGAGTCCGAATCGACAGCCGACGAGTCAACAAGCCAAAGCGACGACGGATCGAGTGCGGACGACGACTCCGGCACAAGCCAGTCTGAATCCGAGAGTTCCACAAGCGCCGGTGCTGTCAGCCGGGCCAGCGACGACGACCGCGTCGAGGGCACTGCGGCCGTCGGCGGCAACGACAGCGGGTCGAACACCGCCGTCATGACCGAATCCGACGAGGAGGCCGACGCAGAGAGCGATGAGCAGACGGACGAAGCGACCACCGCCGAACCGGTCGCCGCGGCTATCGGCGACCTCGACGACCACGTCGGTGCGGACGTTCGACTGGAGGGCGAAGTCGTCGGCATCCGGCAGACCTCCGGACCGACGGTGTTCGAACTGCAGGACGAGACCGGGACCGTCGACTGTGCGGCTTTCGTCGAAGCGGGCGTCCGTGCCTACCCTGAGGTCGAGGAAGACAACTACATCCGACTGTCGGGCGACGTCCGTGAGCGTCGCGGTGAACTGCAGGTCGAGACCGAGGAGCTCGATGTCCTCGAAGCCGAGGAGCGCGAGGAAGTCGAACAGCGACTCGCCGACGCCCTCGACGACGAGGCCCGACCCGACACGGCCGAACCGTTCGCTGACGATACGGCGGTCGCGGCGCTCTCCGAGGAACTGGTCGAAGCGGCGACCCAGATCCGGAAGGCAGTGCTGACCGACCGACCGGTCATCGTCCGCCACGCCAACACCGCGGACGGCTACCTCGCCGGCAGCGCGCTCGAACGGGCCGCGCTCCCGCTCGTTACCGAGCAGCACCGCCGTGCCGACGCGAAGTACCACTACTTCGACCGGCGACCTATCGAGGGTGGCGTCTACGACATGGACGACGCGACGAAGGACACGACGACGATGCTCGACAACCGGGAGCGCCACGAGGAAAAGCTCCCGCTGTTCGTCTTCGTCGCCGCCGGCGGCACGCGCGAGAGCCTCGACGGCTTCGACCTGCTGAACGTCTACGGCGCGCCCAGCGTCGTCATCGACGACATTGACGTCGACGGCGCGGTCGTCGACACGGTCGACGCTGTCGTCTCACCGTCGGCCGACGCCGTTTCGGAGACTACTTCGACGTCGCTCGCGGCCAACGTCGCCGCACACGTCAACGAGGACGTTCGCGACGACCTGCAGCACCTCCCGGCCGTGAGCTTCTGGGAGGACATCCCTGAGCCATACCTGGACGCAGCCAGCGAGGCCGGCTACAACGAGACCGCAGTGTCGGAGCTCCGCGAAGCCGTCGCGCTGGAAGCCCACTACCAGTCCTACGAGGACAAGCGCGAACTCATCACAGACCTCGTGTTCGGTGACGACGAGGAGGACGTGGGCGGCCTCGCCGGCCACATCGCCGAGCAGTTCCGCGAGAAGGTCGACGAAGAGGTGTCCACCGCTCGGGCCAACCTCGACCACCGGAGTGTCGGCGACGCGGACATCGCCGTGCTCGACACGGATGCGTTCACCCACCAGTACGAGTTCCCGCCGGAGTCGCTCCTGCTTGATGAACTCCACCGGGACGTTCGCGACGAGAGCGACGCCGTGCTCGGCATCTCGACGGACACGATGTACGTCCGCGCCAACGGCGACCTGGACCTGCACGAGCTAGTCAGCGAAGTCAGCGAGCGAGTTCCCGAAGGCGGCGTCGCGACGCGGAGCGTCCGCGAGGGGACCATCCGCTACCTGGCCGGCGAACGCCCGGCCGTCCTCGACGCCACGCTCGACGTGCTGGCCGACGAACTGTAG
- a CDS encoding cupin domain-containing protein, whose amino-acid sequence MSDGPVNEADLDWTDHEHGDRTFKRKQIGDAAGGEQLGASLYAVPPGKRLWVRHYHEGNEEAIFVRDGTGTLRLGPEADEHALEPGDYVALPAGEESAHEIEAGESELRLLMVSTMEEPDITVYPDREMVGLYAGSPPGGEKADRTLSTYLDRNAEKEYWDE is encoded by the coding sequence ATGAGCGACGGCCCCGTCAACGAAGCCGATCTCGACTGGACCGACCACGAACACGGCGACCGGACGTTCAAGCGCAAGCAAATCGGTGACGCCGCCGGGGGTGAGCAACTCGGCGCGAGCCTCTATGCGGTGCCGCCAGGCAAGCGACTCTGGGTGCGCCACTACCACGAGGGCAACGAAGAAGCGATATTCGTTCGGGACGGCACGGGAACGCTCCGGCTCGGCCCCGAGGCCGACGAGCACGCGCTGGAACCGGGCGATTACGTCGCGCTCCCGGCTGGCGAGGAGAGCGCGCACGAAATCGAAGCTGGTGAGTCTGAACTCCGACTGCTGATGGTTTCGACGATGGAAGAGCCGGATATCACCGTCTACCCTGACCGGGAGATGGTCGGACTGTACGCCGGGTCGCCCCCGGGCGGCGAGAAAGCGGACCGCACGCTGTCGACGTATCTCGATAGAAACGCGGAAAAAGAGTACTGGGACGAGTGA
- a CDS encoding methyl-accepting chemotaxis protein, giving the protein MPDTTSGSAQTRSRELTPTERFQEFIAYIPSGDTIPDETWRGRHRNILILLLAHVPFLLVLGLYSGTESLVTGATLPEIDTLHVLAEVGVVVGLAVLARLPWFGRRTRTALATMGLVTTSGFLVHFSGGYIEAHFHFFVVMAVVAVYEDWLPFFLGIGYVSVQHGIFGMIDPSRVYNHSAAINNPWVWAFIHAGFVLMLAAALMAHWSSTERSREAAEKQLEQAKAKTQEVENLEEKKAEMERTIAEAEEAKAEAEARQREVEEFNDHLETTADAYSAAMTQAADGDLTVRIDPDSESDAMAQIAESFNKMMAETESAMEEIQTFSQEVASTSDQATAGANEATGASEDMSESIQGIASGADEQREMLETVSGEMTDLSATVEEVAASAETVAERSRETAEIADAGQETAQEAIAGSREVQTAIDSTVENVERLDEKMAEIGDIVELIGDIAEQTNMLALNANIEAARAGNGSGGDGFAVVADEVKQLAEETQDSATEIEQLIAETQAQTETTVTEARGAKEDMQESTEAVEEVVDTFTQVAENAEATDNGIQEISDTTDDQAATTEETVSMVEEAVDISEATAAETETASATAQEQAASMSQVSASIESLAEQSERLQTMLSEFDVGSR; this is encoded by the coding sequence ATGCCAGACACGACCAGTGGGTCTGCACAAACTCGCTCCCGGGAATTGACGCCGACGGAACGATTCCAGGAGTTCATTGCATACATTCCGAGTGGCGATACGATCCCCGACGAGACATGGCGAGGCCGGCACCGTAATATCCTCATTCTGCTGCTTGCGCACGTGCCGTTCCTGCTGGTGCTCGGGCTGTATTCGGGAACCGAATCGCTCGTCACGGGCGCGACGCTTCCCGAGATCGACACGCTCCACGTGCTCGCAGAGGTCGGGGTCGTCGTCGGCCTCGCCGTGTTAGCGCGGTTGCCGTGGTTCGGTCGGCGGACGCGAACCGCGCTAGCGACTATGGGGCTCGTCACGACATCCGGCTTCCTGGTCCACTTCTCCGGCGGATACATCGAGGCCCACTTCCACTTTTTCGTCGTGATGGCTGTGGTTGCCGTCTACGAAGACTGGCTGCCGTTCTTCCTTGGCATCGGTTACGTCTCCGTCCAGCACGGGATTTTCGGCATGATAGACCCGAGCCGGGTGTACAACCACTCGGCGGCGATCAACAATCCGTGGGTGTGGGCGTTCATCCACGCAGGGTTTGTCCTCATGTTGGCTGCGGCGCTGATGGCTCACTGGTCGTCGACTGAGCGATCTCGTGAAGCGGCTGAAAAGCAACTCGAACAGGCGAAAGCGAAGACCCAAGAGGTCGAGAATCTGGAAGAAAAGAAAGCCGAGATGGAACGGACCATCGCCGAGGCCGAAGAGGCGAAAGCCGAGGCTGAGGCCCGGCAGCGAGAGGTCGAGGAGTTCAACGACCATCTTGAAACCACAGCCGACGCGTACAGCGCAGCGATGACCCAGGCGGCGGACGGCGACCTCACAGTCCGAATTGACCCCGACAGCGAGAGCGACGCGATGGCACAAATCGCCGAGTCGTTTAACAAGATGATGGCGGAAACGGAGTCGGCGATGGAAGAGATACAGACGTTCTCTCAGGAGGTTGCGTCCACGAGCGATCAGGCCACGGCCGGTGCCAACGAGGCAACGGGGGCCAGCGAGGACATGAGCGAGTCGATTCAGGGCATCGCCAGCGGGGCGGACGAGCAACGGGAGATGCTCGAAACCGTCTCCGGCGAGATGACCGATCTGTCGGCGACCGTCGAAGAGGTCGCCGCGTCCGCCGAAACCGTCGCGGAGCGGTCCCGCGAGACGGCTGAGATTGCAGACGCGGGCCAAGAGACGGCACAGGAAGCGATAGCGGGCTCCCGTGAGGTCCAGACAGCGATCGATTCGACCGTTGAAAACGTGGAGCGACTGGACGAGAAGATGGCCGAGATCGGTGACATCGTCGAACTCATCGGCGACATCGCCGAGCAGACGAACATGCTGGCCCTGAACGCCAACATCGAGGCTGCACGGGCCGGAAACGGATCGGGCGGTGACGGGTTCGCCGTCGTCGCGGACGAGGTCAAACAGCTAGCCGAGGAGACGCAGGACTCTGCGACCGAGATCGAACAGCTCATCGCGGAGACCCAGGCGCAGACCGAAACCACGGTCACGGAGGCACGGGGAGCCAAGGAAGATATGCAAGAGAGCACCGAAGCCGTCGAAGAAGTCGTCGACACGTTCACGCAAGTGGCCGAGAACGCCGAGGCGACCGACAACGGTATTCAGGAGATCAGCGACACAACCGATGACCAGGCCGCCACGACCGAGGAAACGGTGTCGATGGTCGAGGAAGCCGTGGACATCAGTGAGGCGACCGCCGCGGAAACCGAAACCGCGTCGGCGACGGCGCAGGAACAGGCCGCGTCGATGTCGCAGGTCAGCGCCAGCATCGAATCCCTCGCCGAGCAGTCCGAACGACTCCAGACGATGCTGTCGGAGTTCGACGTCGGCAGCCGGTAG
- a CDS encoding tRNA uridine(34) 5-carboxymethylaminomethyl modification radical SAM/GNAT enzyme Elp3, protein MSTETPDPDETETFQQVCAELVDRILAGEVERDDVESAKIDVCREYSAPKVPKNSELLDYAPQEHREVLEEVLQRKPVRTASGVSPIAIMTSPERCPHGKCLYCPGGPDSEFSSAQSYTGHEPAAARGEQNDYDPYGQVTLRLNQLREIGHPVDKAELIVMGGTMTARSHDYQEWFVKRALEAMNDFDVDGEPTPAEDVSFAEDDYEFRYLEDVIAENETADVRNVATTFETKPDWCDPEQIDRMLDLGATKVEVGVQTTFERINREMHRGHGVQASIDANRRLRDSGFKVGFHMMPGQPGMSKEMCLEDFRRIFDETDWRPDYLKIYPTLIVEGTVTYDWWRKDEFDPLDNDEAAELVAEIKDMIPRYTRLQRVQRDIPADFIEGGVWKSNLRQLAWQRMEEHGWTCDCIRCREAGHSDDDAENIELDVMTYEACGGTEHFISFEDFENDVLVGFCRLRFPNDPVRRELQDAAIVRELHVYGNAVGVGQEGDDEDHQHKGYGKKLLEKAEALARDAGFPKLAVISGIGVRQYYREKLGYKQDGPYVSKRL, encoded by the coding sequence ATGAGCACGGAGACGCCGGACCCAGACGAGACAGAGACCTTCCAGCAGGTGTGTGCGGAGCTGGTCGACCGGATTCTCGCAGGCGAGGTCGAGCGCGACGACGTCGAATCAGCCAAGATCGACGTCTGTCGGGAGTACTCCGCGCCGAAAGTGCCGAAAAACTCCGAATTGCTCGATTACGCGCCACAGGAACACCGCGAGGTGCTGGAGGAGGTCCTCCAGCGCAAGCCGGTTCGGACCGCCTCAGGTGTGTCCCCTATCGCGATCATGACATCGCCAGAGCGGTGCCCCCACGGGAAGTGTCTGTACTGTCCCGGCGGCCCCGATTCGGAGTTCTCCTCCGCCCAGTCCTACACCGGTCACGAACCCGCGGCCGCACGCGGCGAACAGAACGATTATGATCCGTACGGGCAGGTCACCCTTCGGCTCAACCAACTTCGGGAGATCGGCCATCCCGTCGACAAGGCTGAACTCATCGTGATGGGCGGGACGATGACGGCCCGGAGCCACGACTATCAGGAGTGGTTCGTCAAGCGAGCCCTCGAGGCGATGAACGACTTCGACGTGGACGGAGAGCCGACGCCCGCAGAGGACGTGAGCTTCGCCGAAGACGACTACGAGTTCCGGTATCTGGAGGATGTCATCGCGGAAAACGAGACCGCTGATGTCCGCAACGTCGCCACGACGTTCGAAACGAAGCCCGACTGGTGTGATCCCGAACAGATCGACCGGATGCTCGACCTGGGCGCCACGAAAGTCGAGGTGGGCGTCCAGACCACCTTCGAGCGCATCAACCGCGAGATGCACCGCGGCCACGGCGTCCAGGCCTCTATCGACGCCAACCGCCGCCTGCGCGACTCGGGGTTCAAAGTCGGCTTTCACATGATGCCGGGCCAGCCCGGGATGTCAAAGGAGATGTGTCTGGAGGACTTCCGACGCATCTTCGACGAGACGGACTGGCGACCGGACTATCTCAAGATATACCCGACGCTGATCGTCGAGGGAACTGTCACCTACGACTGGTGGCGCAAAGACGAGTTCGACCCGCTGGACAACGACGAGGCCGCCGAGTTAGTCGCCGAAATCAAGGACATGATCCCCCGCTACACCCGCCTCCAGCGCGTCCAGCGGGACATCCCGGCGGACTTCATCGAGGGCGGCGTCTGGAAGTCGAACCTCCGCCAGCTCGCCTGGCAGCGGATGGAAGAACACGGCTGGACGTGTGACTGCATCCGCTGTCGGGAGGCCGGACACAGCGACGACGACGCCGAGAACATCGAACTTGACGTGATGACCTACGAGGCCTGTGGCGGCACGGAACACTTCATCTCCTTCGAGGACTTCGAGAACGACGTCCTCGTTGGCTTCTGTCGGCTCCGGTTCCCCAACGACCCGGTGCGACGGGAGCTACAGGACGCCGCAATCGTCCGCGAACTCCACGTCTACGGCAACGCCGTCGGTGTCGGGCAGGAGGGCGACGACGAGGACCACCAGCACAAAGGCTACGGAAAGAAACTGCTGGAGAAAGCGGAGGCACTTGCCCGGGACGCCGGCTTCCCGAAACTGGCCGTCATTTCCGGCATCGGCGTCCGGCAGTACTACCGGGAGAAGCTGGGGTACAAGCAGGACGGGCCGTACGTGAGCAAGCGCCTCTGA